GTCACCACCGCCCCCAGCGCACCGAGCGGCTTCTCGGTGAACAGGCGCCTCGCCGAGTCGACCCACAGGGACCGCCTTCGCGGCGCCTCCAGGTTGGCGACGTTCAGTTGCTCGGGGGCGCCGCTCATCGGTAGTGGATCCTTGGATCCAGCCACGCGTACACCAGGTCGACGCCGAGGTTGATCGCCATGATGCCGGCTGCGACCAGCAGCATCAGTCCGCTCACCGTGGCGTAGTCGCGCTTGGCGATGGCGTCGAGGATGAGTTGCCCCATGCCGGGCAGGCCGAATATGTTCTCGATGATGACGGTGCCGCCGATCAGCAGCGGCAGCAACAGGCCGATTTGCGTGACGACCGGAATGAACGCGTTCTTGAGTGCGTGGCGCATCACGATGAGCCGCTCGCGCAAGCCCTTGGACCACGCCGTCCTGATGTAGTCCTGGCGCAGCACCTCCAGCATCATGGTGCGCGTCATGCGCATCGTCATGCCGGACAAGCCCATGCCCAGCACGATGGCGGGCAGAATGAACATCTGCAGGTTGCCGAGAGGGTCCTGGCCGAACCGGATCAGCATGATCGGCGGGGTGTAGCCCCACCAGATCGACGGCAGCACCACCACCAGGGTGGCGATCCAGAAGTTGGGCACCGCAATCAGGGCGAAGGCGAAGCTGCGCGCAAGGTAGTCGCCGATGGTGTCCTGGCGTAGCGCCGAGTAGATGCCGATCGGCAGCGAGATGAGCTGACTGACCACCAGCGCCATCAGGCCCAGTTCCAGGGTCACCGGCCAGCGCGGCGCAATGCGCGCCAGCACCGGCTTCTTGGACCACAGCGAGAGGCCGAAGTCGCCCTGCAGGATGCCGCTGATCCTACCGTCGGGTTGCGGCAGGATACCCAGCCAGCGGCCATACTGGATTGGAGCGGGGACATCGAGCCCGAGCTCCTCCTCGATGAATGCCCGGGTGGCTGCGATGGCGGCCTCGCTTGTGCCACGGTTCTGCAGATCCTCGATGATGTTGTCGATCACGTCCCCGGGCATCAGGCGGATCAGCAGAAACACCACGATCGTGGCGATGAACAACGTCGGGATCATGGACCAGAGCCGGCGGATGATATAGGCACTCAACTCCAACGAGCCTCACACGGACGGGTTGACTATAGCCGCCCGTCTGCGGATTGTCAACAATCGGCTGTAAACATTGTCAACAGTCAGTTGTGAACACGGGATGGTCCGGCGGCGCAGGCAGGTAGGCGGCCGCGGGGAAGCGGTAGTTCCACGCCCGGAAGAAGCCCGCTCGGCGCACGCGGCGG
This Spirochaetaceae bacterium DNA region includes the following protein-coding sequences:
- a CDS encoding ABC transporter permease produces the protein MSAYIIRRLWSMIPTLFIATIVVFLLIRLMPGDVIDNIIEDLQNRGTSEAAIAATRAFIEEELGLDVPAPIQYGRWLGILPQPDGRISGILQGDFGLSLWSKKPVLARIAPRWPVTLELGLMALVVSQLISLPIGIYSALRQDTIGDYLARSFAFALIAVPNFWIATLVVVLPSIWWGYTPPIMLIRFGQDPLGNLQMFILPAIVLGMGLSGMTMRMTRTMMLEVLRQDYIRTAWSKGLRERLIVMRHALKNAFIPVVTQIGLLLPLLIGGTVIIENIFGLPGMGQLILDAIAKRDYATVSGLMLLVAAGIMAINLGVDLVYAWLDPRIHYR